Part of the Rhodococcus sp. OK302 genome is shown below.
GGTTCAGGTCGTCGGCATCCTGGCGGATCAGGAGGGGCTGCTTGTCGTCCGTCCCACCGCAGTTGTGCGGATCGGGGCCGGCGCTCAGATTCGGCCGAGTAGGTTGCCGCTCAATGCAATCGGCGAGGGTAGTGAGGGTCGACTCGTGACGGTGTCCGGCATTGTCAGCGGTCCGGTCGTTGACGATCTGCCGTACGGCTACAAAATTCCGGTCTCCGGGGCCAATGGAAACACTGTCATTTTCGTGAACACTCAGACGGGAATCGACGTTGCCTCCATTGCTGTCGGCCGATCGATTACGGTTACCGGGTTCAGTGGTCAGTATGCCGACACCTATGAAGTATTGCCGCGCTCGGAAGCTGATGTGCAACAAGGATTCACGGGAAGTCTGGCATTCGGCAGCTGATCCGGCGAGAGTAGCTCAGCGCGCGTTGAAGCGCGCTCCGATTCGCATGGATCCGGGGGAGTAGCGACTGAGACCGTAGCCAAGTTTCGCTTCGACGGTGACGGGGACGACCGCTTTGTTGGTGCGGACGGCGTTGACTATGGCACTGGCAACTCGGTCAGGCGTGAAGTTTCGGCGCCGGTAGAAATTGTCGGCCTTGGTTTGATTCTTCAGTTGTTCCTGGGCCGTTGTTCCGGCGAATTCCGTCGTCTTGACGATGTTGGTGTTGACGAGTCCGGGGCAGATGGTGCTGACTCCGATACCGTGTGGAAGTAGTTCTGCGCGTAAGCAATCGGACAGCATGAAGACGGCAGCTTTGCTGGTCGAATATGCAGTCAGTGCCTTCTGCGGTGTGTAGGCGGCAGCGGAGGACAGGTTGACGATGTGCCCGCCGGTGCCCCGCTCGATCATCATCGGCGAAAAGACGCGGCAGCCGTAGACAACTCCCCAGAAGTTGATGTCCATTACGCGGTCGAACTGTTCTTGGGTGGTGTCGGCGAAGGTTCCGGAGAAGCCGATGCCGGCGTTGTTGACCACAATGTCGGGAATGCCGTGTTTAGTGGCAACGGTTTCGGCGAATCGGGTCATCGCTTGTTCGTCGGCGACGTCCACTTGGTAGGCGTGGGCGCCGCCGCCGAACACGGCCTCGGCGCCGCCGGCGTGCGATGGAGCATTGATGAGTGTTGCGGTGTCCTGCGCACTTTCGAGGTTGATGTCGCAGACGGCAAGAATTGCGCCTTGGGCGGCGAAGGCGAGTGCAGTTTCGCGGCCGATGCCACTGCCGGCGCCGGTAACGACTACCAGGGTTCCGGTGAGATCGCGGAGGCGTCGCTGCAGCTTCTTTCCTCGTCGCCAACTGCCGACGTCTTTCATCAGCCCCATGTCGTGCCCTCCTCGCATGAGCGCACCGTATGCGCCACTGCGAAAGGTATCCGATGGAGCGGCCGAGGCTATTTTGCGAAACACTGTGTCTCGAGTCACAAACTGTGAGAGCTTCGCTTCACAAGGCACTGGCATGACCGATCCGGAGGTTTGTAAATGACTCGTAGTTCCCGATTAGGCAGTCGCCGTATTGCCGCTGTCACGCTTGCTGTCACTGCCGGGATGCTCCTTGCGTCGTGTTCGGACAGTGGTGACAAGGATGGCGGCGGAGCCACCGAAACACCGGACTCCGGGTCGGCGCTGAAGATCGGCATGGTCAATGAGCAGTCAGATCCCGGAACACCCACCAAGGGCGGCACACTGACCTTCAGTGGTTTCTCCCCCGTGACCACTCTTGACCCGGCCAAGGCGCAGGTCGCCGGCCCCACGGGCGGTAGTGAACTCGGCGCGATCTACGACGTCCTGATGCGTTACGACCCCATCGCCATGGAATTCAAGCCACAGATGGCTGCGTCGCTGGAGCCGAGTTCGGACAGCAAGACGTGGACGTTGAAGCTGCGTGACGGGGTCACATTCAGTGACGGAACTCCGATGGACTCGGCAGCCGTCAAGGCCAGCATCACTCGTTACGTCACCAACCGGGGACCGCAGTCGGCCTTGTGGGTCGAGAAGGTCAGCTCGATCGATACGCCCGATCCCACGACGGTTGTTTTCAACCTCAACTCCCCGTGGACGGGCATTCAGACGATGCTCGCCACCGGTCCCGGCATGATCGTCGCACCGACGGCTCAACAGGGCGCTCAGTTCACCCCGATCGGCGCGGGCGCTTTCACGCTCGAGAACTTCTCGCCCAACGTGGAGTTGGTCCTGGCCGCACGCCCTGACTACTACGACGGTGCGCCCAACGTCGACAAGCTGAAGCTGATCAGCATCGTCGGCGGCCAGGCTACTGCCGAGGCGCTCAAGACCGGTGGCATCGACGCGGCCTATCTGCGCACGCTCGCCCCGATTCTCGACATCGTCGGCGCCGGCCTTCCGGGCTTCATCGATATTCCGTCGCTCGGTTACATCGCCAACGTGAATCAGGCGCCGGGTCGACCGGGAAATGATCTGCGAGTTCGTCAGGCGATGACGTACGCCATTGATCCGGAAGCCTTGAACACTCGTGTCAACGAAGGCAAGGGCATGCCCGGTCAGGTGATTTTCCAGGACACCTCGCGTTGGCACAACGACGTGGCTCCGGTGGGGGTCGATCCGGCGAAGGCCAAGACATTGCTCGATCAGGCGAAGGCCGACGGTTACGACGGCAAGATCACCTTCCTGGCCATGCAGGAACCGTCGGCTCAGGCCACTTCGCTGGCCGTCCAGGCAATGCTCAACGCCGTTGGCTTCGACACGCAGATCGAGTACGTCAACAATGTCGGCGATCTGGTCAAGCGGATGTATGTAGACCATGACTACGACATGACCACCGCTGCAACGAGTATTTCCGAAGCTGATCCGTACGAGCGCCTGTACTCCTCGCTCAAGACGGGTGGACCCAACAACGCGCTGGCCTACTCGGATGCTCAGATGGACGGATTGCTCGATCAGTTGGGTGCTGCCGTTACCGACAGCGACAAGAAGGCGGTCCTCGCCAAGATTCAGACGCGTTCAAACGAGACTCTGCCTTGGCAGATTTGGGGCAACGTTCCGCAGATCGACGTGTGGAACAAGAACGTTCACGGCATCGAACCGAGCCTTGACGGAATCGTATTGTTCGACGAGGCCTGGAAGAACTGACACCGCAATAGCTTTGCCGGGCCGAAGCCGGAGACGCATCCAGCGTCTCCGGCTTCGCTGTGTGTGCAGGTCTATGTCGTGAGCAGGATGGTTGCGGAGTGCAACCTTGGTCCATTCCGCTGAGTGGGACTGAACATTAATACCTGTGCCTTAAGTCACAGACTATGACGGCTTTGCTTCACGTCACAGTTGCACTTCCCATCTGGAGGTTTTGAATGAGTCGCAGTTCTCGACGCGGCAGTCGTAAGGTCGCAGCCGTCGCCCTGGCTGTTTCCGCTGGTTTGTTCTTGGCATCGTGTGCCGACAATGGGAAGGACAGCGGCAGCGGTGACAACGCTGAATCAGGCTCAGCCCTGGCCATCGGTCCCGTCAACGAGCAGTCCAACGAGGGCAATCCGGTCAAGGGTGGGACGCTGACCTTCAGTGGCTACTCCGCCGTCACGACGCTCGACCCCGCGAAGACACAGATCGCCGGCTCCGTTGCCGGTTCGGAGCTGGGAGCGATTTACGACACCCTGCTCCGCTACGACCCCACCTCGCAGAAGTTTGTTCCGAAGCTCGCGAACTCGATGTCGCCGAGCGCCGATTTCAAGACGTGGACTCTCCAGTTGCGTGACGGAGTGACGTTCAGCGACGGCACGCCGGTCGATTCCGCGGCAGTATCCGGGAGCTTGAGTCGCTACGTTACGAACAAGGGCCCGCAGTCCAGCTTGTACGCGTCGAAGGTTGCTTCGGTCGCGACTCCGGATGCGAAGACGGTTGTCTTCAACCTCAATGATCCGTGGACGGGAATCGAGTCGCTGCTCGCTACCGGACCGGGCATGATCGTCGCCCCTACGGCTCAGAAGGGCGACCAGTTCACCCCGATCGGCGCCGGCGCGTTCACGCTCGAGAAGTTTGCTCCCAACGAGGAAATGATCCTCGATGCGCGTGAGGATTACTTCGGTGGTGCCCCGAACGTCGACAAGCTCAAGCTGATCAGCATCATCGGTGCACAGGCCACGACGGAGTCGCTCAAGAGCGGCGGCGCCGATGCTGCGTACTTCCGAGGACTTCCGAACATTCTCGATCTCATCGACTCCGGATACCCGGGCTACGTTGATATTCCGTCGCTGTCCTACCTGTCCCTGATCAACTCGGCTCCGGGTCGCCCGGGCGCCGATGTCCGCGTCCGCCAGGCACTCGCTTTGGCAACGGATCCCGTCGCGCTCGACAATCGCCTCAACGAAGGTAAGGGCCTTCCCGGACAGGTGATCTTCCAGGACGGCTCACGCTGGCACAACGACGCTGCTCCGATCGGCGTCGATACGGCGAAGGCCAAAGAACTGCTCGATCAGGCCAAGGCCGACGGCTTCGACGGCAAGATCACGTACCTGACCATGCAGGAGAACTCGGCTCAGGCCATGGCTCTGGCCCTGCAGTCGATGGCCAATGCAGTCGGCTTCGACTTCCAGATCGAATACGTCAACTCGGTTTCCGACATCGTGAAGCGTTTGTACGTCGACCGCGACTTCGACATGTCGACCGGTTCGGCAAACCTCCCCGAAGCCGATCCGTTCGAGCGTCTGTACTCCAACCTCAAGACCGGTGGACGCAACAACGCAACGAGCTTCTCCGATGCTCAGATGGACGCACTGCTCGACGAGTTGGGTGTTGCAACGTCCAACGATGCGAAGACGGCAGTTCTGACCAAGATTCAGGAGCGCGCTACCCAGGTTGTGCCGTGGCAGATCCTCGGCAACAGCCCGTGGCTCGGTGTGTGGGGCAAGAACGTCCACGGCATCCAGCAGAGTCTCGACGGAATCATGTTCTTCGATCAGGCTTGGAAGACCAACTGAACTGACAACTGAATAGTTCGACTGTCTGGAGCCGGGGACGCGCAAAGCGTCTCCGGCTTCGGCGTTTTCTAGTCCATCAAGTCGTGGATATAGCACCAGCGCCAGGACTCGCCCGGTTCGTGCGACCGCATGACGGGATGCCCGGTTTCTCGAAAATGGTTGGTTGCATGCTGGTGGGGGCTGGAATCGCAGCATCCGACGTGCCCGCAGGTGAGGCACATTCGCAGGTGTGACCAGTTGTCCTCACCGAGTTCGGCGCATCCCTGACAGACGCCCGGAGTCAACGCCGCGGGGTCCGTTTCGGGCGTATTGGCAAGTTCCTCGCAACCGCTCGTCGCGGGCTCGGGTGCCGACGCGCGAGAGGCTGCTCGTTTCAGGATTTTTTTCATTGCCATCCATAGTGCACGCCGACGTTCGATCCTGCATGCTGCCTGTGTGAACGGGATATTGCTGGGGGTCGTAGTAGGGGCATTGCTGGTGGCGGCGCTTGCCCGCCGATTCGGATTGTCGTCACCGCTGATTCTCGTCGTCGTCGGTCTGATCGCGTGTCAGATACCGGGAGTCCCGGACATCGAGCTTGATCCGGACCTTGTTCTCTTTGTTGTCTTGCCGCCCCTGCTGTACTCGGCGGCCTTGGACAGTTCCTATCTGGCATTGCGATCGAATCTGCGGCCCATCGGATTTCTGGCGGTGGGATTACCACTGGCGACGACGGCAGCAGTCGGGTTGGTGGCGTATCTGATCGTCCCCGAATTCTCGGTGGCCGCAGCGTTGGTTCTCGGGGCGATCGTTGCCCCGCCGGATGCGGTGTCGGCGAGTGCAATCGGCCGAAGGCTGGGACTCCCGCGTCGGATCATGACCTTGCTCGGTGGGGAGTCGCTGCTGAACGACGCGACCGCCCTCACGGCGTACAAGGTCGCTTTGGCTGCCGCGGTGGGAACGGGAGCGACGCTGATCGGCGGTTTCGAGACCTTTGTGATTGCGGCTGTCGGTGGAACCGCTATCGGTCTCGTCGTCGGATTTGTTGTCTCCAAAGTTCGCGGCAAGCTGCGGGATCCGGTAATGGAGAGCGGAATCGGCTTGGTGGTGCCGTTTTTCACGTACCTCGCTGCGGAAGAAGTCCATACATCCGGCGTCATCGCAGTTGTCGTGGCCGGACTGTTCCTCGGCCAACGTTCCACTCGGGCCGGTTATGCGACGCGTCTGCAGGACACCGCGGTGTGGAAGGCCGTCGACCTGATTTTGGAGTCGTTCGTGTTCTTGTTGATCGGACTCCAATTGCCCAGTGTTGTCAGTGGATTGCAGGGATACAGCACGACGATGGTGGTGTGGGCGTCCATCGCGGTGCTGGCGACGGTTGTGGTTGTTCGGATCGCGTGGGTATTTCCGTTCACGTATCTTCCGCGATGGTTGTCTCCGAAGATCCGGGCGCGAGAACCGGAGGTGTCGGCGGGTGCGGTGTTCGTTGTCTCGTGGGCCGGAATGCGCGGTGTGGTGTCGTTGGCAGCGGCCTTTGCAATTCCCTTGACCGTGAACAGTGGTGAGGACTTTCCCGGTCGTTCACTGATCTTGTTCCTGACTTTTGTCGTTGTGGTCGGGACGCTTCTGCTGCACGGACTTTCGCTGCCCTGGGTCATTCGGAAGCTCGGTGTTTCGGGGCATGAGGCGCAGTCCGACGCTCGGGCCGAGGCGGCTGCGCAGGACAAAGCAGCGCGGGCGGCGGCTGCGAGGTTGGACGAGTTGGTGGGCGTGCCGGACGGTGAGGTGCCGGCAGTGCGTGATCGGGCTGCGGACATCTTGCGAACGTGGAATACCCATCGGGCCAACTCGGCGTGGGAGCGTCTCGGCCGAAGTGACGAGGATCTGGGTGAGAGTCCGTCGGCGGCGTTCCGGACTTTGCGGCTCGAGATGATCGGGGCGGAGCGCACAGTTTTTATTGCGGAAAGGGACGCCGGGCGCATAGACGACGAAGTGCTCCGGAAGGTGCTACGTGAACTGGACCTGGAGGAAGCAACGCTCGATCGGGATTAGACCAAAAGGTCTCTTATGGGCGGCAGGCAATCGCAGCCCAGGATGGTTTGGTGGACAGTTGAGGGCCGCAACTTTACCAATTCCACTGAGCGGGACTGGCTGAAACAATCTGTGCGTCTCGTCACAAACTGTCATTGTTCAACATCAAGTCACTGTCTTAGCTTGCCTTGGAGGCATTCGTAATGAGTCGTAGTTCCCGCCGCGGAAGTCGCAGATTAGCTGCGGTCACCCTGGCGATCACCGCAAGCATGTTCCTGGCGTCGTGCGCCGACAACGGGTCGAGCGGCGGCGGTGAAACCGTCGAATCGGGTTCCGCGCTCAAGATCGGCATGGTCAACGAACAGGCTGATTCCGGCACCCCCACCAAGGGTGGCACGCTGACATTCAGCGGCTACTCCGCTGTGACGACGCTCGATCCCGCCAAGGGCCAGATTGCCGGGGCTGCCGGTGGTAGCGAACTCGGCGCAATCTACGACTCGCTGGTGCGCTACGACCCCATCGCGAAGAAGTTCGTGCCGCAGCTGGCGGAGTCGCTCGAGCCCAGCCTCGACAGCAAGACCTGGACGTTGAAGCTGCGTCCGGGAACCACCTTCAGTGATGGAACGGCTTTCGACTCCAAGGCAGTCACCGACAGCATCACCCGCTACGTCACCAACAAGGGACCGCAGTCCAGCCTCTGGGCTGCCAAGGTTGCTTCGATGGACACCCCGGACGCGACGACGGTTGTCTTCAACCTCGTCGATCCGTGGACGGGCGTCGAGTCGATGCTGGCCACCGGACCGGGCATGATCGTCGCCCCCACCGCACAGAAGGGTGACCAGTTCACCCCGATCGGTGCCGGCGCGTTCACCCTCGAGAAGTTCGCCCCCAACGAGGAACTCGTCCTGGCTGCTCGCCCCGACTACATCGGTGGCGCACCGAACGTCGACAAGCTCAAGCTGATCAGCATCGTCGGCGCTCAGCCGACTGCTGAAGCTCTCAAGACCGGCGGCATCGACGTCGCCTACATGCGTACGCTCACCCCGATCCTCGATCTGATCGAGAACGGTAACCCGGGCTTCATCGACATCCCGTCGCTCGGCTACATCGCGAACGTGAACATGGCCGAGGGTCGCCCCGGCGCTGACCTGCGCGTTCGTCAGGCAATGGCACTGGCCATCGACCCGGACACGCTGAACACCCGCGTCAACAACGGCAAGGGCCTGCCCGGCCAGGAAATGTTCCAGGACACCTCGCGCTGGCACAACGACGTCGCACCGACCGGTGTCGACCCGGCCAAGGCGAAGGAACTCCTCGCGCAGGCCAAGGCAGACGGCTTCGACGGCAAGGTCACGTTCCTCTCCATCCAGGAGCCGTCCGCACAGGCAACCGCGCTCGGCGTACAGGCCATGCTGAACTCAGTCGGCTTCGACACGCAGATCGAATACGTCACTGGTGCAGGCGATCTGGTCAAGCGTATGTACGTCGACCACGATTACGACATGAGCACCGCAGCCGGCTCGCTTTCCGAGGCCGATCCGTTCGAGCGTCTCTACACCGGTATCAAGAGCGGTGGACGTAACAACGTCACCAACTACGCCGACGCTCAGATGGACGTTCTGCTCGATCAGCTCGGTGTCGCCACCAACGACGAGGAAAAGAAGGCCGTCCTCGCCAAGATCCAGGAACGCGCCACCGAGACTGTGCCGTGGCTGATCTGGGGCAACGTCCCGACGCTCGACGTCTGGAACAAGAATGTGCACGGACTGAAGCAGAGCCTCGACGGCATCATGCTGTTCGATGAGGTCTGGAAGTCCTAGTCTCCTAGTGAGTATGCGTATCCGGCTCCGTAGGAGTCTTCCTGCGGAGCCGGATACGCGTGAAGAACCGATGAAATACGAGGAACTGCTGTGATTTGCGAGCTAGCTGTCCGAAGGAGACGAAATCGATGAACATCGGCGCAATCGGTAAGAAATTGGGCCAGCTCGTCATTGTGCTCTTGCTCGTCAGCTTCGGAACCTTCGTGCTGGCGTCCTTGATCCCCGGTGACCCGGCTGTCTCGGTATTGGGTGAGGGTCGTACCCCCGCCGAATACGAAGAAGTGCGTCAGCAGTTGGGTCTCAACGACCCACTGTTCGTTCGCTACTGGGACTGGCTGACAAGCGCAATCACCGGCGACCTCGGCAATTCGCTGGTTCCGCCGCAGCAGGATGTCCTCACGGCAATCACGTCCGCGCTTCCCGTCAGCGTTCAGCTGGCCGTGATGGGCCTCGTCATCGCCCTGGTTGTCGCAGTCCCGCTGGCACTCTGGTCCGCGCACCACGAAGGTGGCGTCATCGACCGCGTCATCAGCGCCGCGACGTTCGGTGTCCTGTCGGTTCCGAGCTTCCTTGCCGGCTTGCTGCTCATCATGGTCACGGTCAACTGGCTCGGCTGGTTCCCGCGTTCACAGTGGGTTCGCATCGGCGAAAGCCTCTCCGGAAACCTGTCTCACGCAATACTTCCCGCGATCACCATCAGCCTCCTCGAGATGGCGATGTTCACTCGCGTTCTTCGCAGCGACCTGGTCACCACCCTGCGTGAGGATTACATCCTCGCCTCGAAGGCCAAGGGCATGCCCACGCTGCGCGTCCTGTTCGGTGATGCACTGCGCCCGTCGTCGTTCTCGCTCATCACCATGATGGGTCTGGCACTCGGCGGCATGATCGGCAGCACCGTGATCGTCGAGACGCTGTTCTCGCTACCCGGAATGGGCAGCCTGATCGTTCGCGCTGCGCAACAGGGCGACTCGCCGATGCTGTTGGGTGCGGTGGTCGTGATCGCCGTCATCTACGTGCTCGTCAATAGTTTCGTCGATGTTCTGTACACCTATCTTGACCCGAGGAGTCGTCGTGTCCATGTCTGAAGTGACGCCCGACGGAGCGGCCCCGTCGCCTGCCCCGTCCGAGGTGATGACATATCGGCAGCAGACAGTTCTGCTTGCTCCCGGCCCGATCGAGACGCTGGAGAAGCCGAAGAATCTGGTACTGATCGGCACGATCCTGACCGTCATCGGTCTCGCGCTACTCGGCACCTCCCTGTTCGGCTCCGGCATCATGATGATGGTTCGCATCGTCATCGCGCTCGTTGCACTCGTATTCCTGTTCAAGGGACTGGGCAAGATCGGTCTCGCCAAGTGGGGCAGTCAATTCGACCTCTCGTACTGGCTGGCCGTCATCTGGCTCGTGGCTCTGGTCATTGCCGCGATCATCGCGCCGCTCCTGCCGCTCGGTGAGTACAAGGACACGGTCAAGACCTTGGCCGAACCCGGATTCGCGTCCCCGAGCCTGCTCTCGGAACACCCCCTCGGTACCAACAACTTCGGCCTCGATCTCCTGGCCCGCGCGTTGTACGGCGCCCGTGCATCGTTGACCGTGGCCATCTGCGCCGTGCTGATCGGCGTCATCATCGGCGGCACCATCGGCGTCATGGCCGGATACTTCCGCGGCAAGGTCGACGCCGTAGTCGGAATCCTCACCAACTCGCTGCTGGCAATTCCGTCGCTGGTTCTGCTGATCGCGCTCGCTGCAGTGCTCACCTCGAACCTGCGCAACATCACGCTGGCACTGTCGATCCTCTGCATTCCCAGCATGGTTCGAATAGCGCGAGCCAACACCATCGTGGTGGCTCAACGTGAGTTCGTACTCGCAGCCCGCGCAATGGGCGCCACCAAGTGGCGTGTCATCTGGCGTGAACTTGTCCCCAACGTTCTCGTTCCCGTTGCGGCACTCGGCCTGGTTGCCGTGTCCGGCCTGATCGTCGCGGAAGCGTCGCTCAGCTTCCTCGGACTCGGTATCGCACAGCCTGATCCGACGTGGGGCAACATGATCGCTGAAGGCCAGGGCGGCATCGTGGAGAAGCACCCCTTCATCGTTCTCGTGCCCGGTGTCTTCCTCTTCCTGACCGTGTTTTCGTTCAACCTCATCGGTGAGAAGTATCGGAGCAAACTGTGACCACTTCAGTGAAGACCGGCGTGCCCCTGCTGCAGGCCGACAACATCCGAACCGTATTCGCAACTCCCCGTGGGCAGTTGCGAGCCGTCGACGGTGTCTCGATTTACGTCAACGAGGGTGAAACTCTCGGCATCGTCGGTGAGTCGGGTTCCGGTAAGTCGGTTCTCGGTCGCACCATCATGGGTCTGCTCCAGAAGGGTCCGGCGCTCGATATCAGCGGCACCGTGACCTTCGCGGGTCGCGACATGTCGACGATGAAAAAGTCTGAGATGAAGCACTTCTGGGGCCCCGAGATCGCCATGGTCTTCCAGGATCCGATGACCTCGCTCAACCCGTTCAAGCGAATCGGTACGCACATCACCGAATCCTTGAAGTTCCACCTCGGCCTCAAGAAGGCCGAGGCGCGCGACCGCGCCGCAGAATTGCTGACGATGGTGGGTATCCCCGAGCCGAAGCGTCGTCTCGACCAGTACCCCCACGAACTGTCCGGCGGTATGCGTCAGCGTGTGGTCATCGCCATGGCGTTGGCCTGTGAGCCGAAGCTCCTGATCGCCGACGAGCCGACGACGGCCCTCGACGTGACGGTGCAGAAGCAGATCCTCGACCTGCTTGCCTCGCTCAACGACAAGCTGAACATGGCTGTGATCCTCATCAGCCATGACCTCGGTGTCGTGTCGGGACGATCCGATCGCGTCGCCGTCATGTACGCCGGTTCCGTCGTGGAAACATCGGCGACAGAAGAACTGTTCACGCGCCCGCGTCACCCGTACACCGAAGCGCTGATGGCCGCGATTCCGCGACTCGAATCGCCGACACACACGGTGCTGCAGACCATTCCGGGTGGACTTCCGGACATGACCAAGCCGATGACCGGTTGCCGCTTCGCAGCTCGCTGCAAGTACGCGCAGGACGACTGCTTGACGGCCGATCCGGCACTGGCACCCGGTGGACCCGGAGATCACACATCTGACAGCCATTCGTTCGCTTGCCACTACCCGGTGGATACACCGGAAGGCACAGCGGCATTGGTCGCCAACGAGAAGGCCGGCACAACC
Proteins encoded:
- a CDS encoding ABC transporter ATP-binding protein translates to MTTSVKTGVPLLQADNIRTVFATPRGQLRAVDGVSIYVNEGETLGIVGESGSGKSVLGRTIMGLLQKGPALDISGTVTFAGRDMSTMKKSEMKHFWGPEIAMVFQDPMTSLNPFKRIGTHITESLKFHLGLKKAEARDRAAELLTMVGIPEPKRRLDQYPHELSGGMRQRVVIAMALACEPKLLIADEPTTALDVTVQKQILDLLASLNDKLNMAVILISHDLGVVSGRSDRVAVMYAGSVVETSATEELFTRPRHPYTEALMAAIPRLESPTHTVLQTIPGGLPDMTKPMTGCRFAARCKYAQDDCLTADPALAPGGPGDHTSDSHSFACHYPVDTPEGTAALVANEKAGTTAAGLPLAVKEMV